The Pelodiscus sinensis isolate JC-2024 chromosome 6, ASM4963464v1, whole genome shotgun sequence genome has a segment encoding these proteins:
- the PCGF3 gene encoding polycomb group RING finger protein 3 isoform X1: MLTRKIKLWDINAHITCRLCNGYLIDATTVTECLHTFCRSCLVKYLEENNTCPTCRIVIHQSHPLQYIGHDRTMQDIVYKLVPGLQEAEMRKQREFYHKLGMEVPGDIKGETCSAKQHLDSHRNGETKADESSNKETSEEKQEEDNDYHRSDEQVSICLECNSSKLRGLKRKWIRCSAQATVLHLKKFIAKKLNLSSFNELDILCNEEILGKDHTLKFVVVTRWRFKKAPLLLHYRPKMDLL, from the exons ATGCTGACTAGAAAGATTAAACTCTGGGATATTAATGCCCATATAACCTGTCGTCTTTGCAATGGATACCTTATTGATGCTACCACTGTAACAGAATGCTTGCATACCT TCTGTAGAAGTTGCCTGGTGAAGTATTTGGAGGAAAATAATACCTGTCCAACATGTAGAATTGTTATACACCAGAGCCATCCACTACAGTATATCGG TCATGATAGAACAATGCAAGATATTGTTTACAAGCTTGTGCCAGGCCTTCAAGAAG CGGAAATGAGAAAACAGCGAGAATTCTATCATAAACTAGGTATGGAAGTACCAGGGGACATCAAAGGGGAAACATGCTCTGCAAAGCAGCATTTAGATTCGCATCGGAAtg GTGAAACTAAAGCTGATGAGAGTTCAAACAAAGAAACATCAGAGGAAAAACAGGAAGAAGATAATGACTATCACAGAAGTGATGAACAG GTAAGCATCTGCTTGGAATGCAATAGCAGCAAATTGCGTGGATTGAAACGAAAATGGATCCGCTGTTCAGCACAAGCAACAGTCTTACATCTAAAGAAGTTCATTGCCAAAAAACTTAACCTTTCTTCTTTTAACGAG CTGGATATATTATGCAATGAAGAAATTCTTGGCAAGGACCATACGCTCAAATTTGTAGTTGTCACTAGATGGAGATTTAAG AAAGCACCTCTCCTGCTACATTACAGACCCAAAATGGACTTGCTGTAA
- the PCGF3 gene encoding polycomb group RING finger protein 3 isoform X2, whose amino-acid sequence MLTRKIKLWDINAHITCRLCNGYLIDATTVTECLHTFCRSCLVKYLEENNTCPTCRIVIHQSHPLQYIGHDRTMQDIVYKLVPGLQEGMEVPGDIKGETCSAKQHLDSHRNGETKADESSNKETSEEKQEEDNDYHRSDEQVSICLECNSSKLRGLKRKWIRCSAQATVLHLKKFIAKKLNLSSFNELDILCNEEILGKDHTLKFVVVTRWRFKKAPLLLHYRPKMDLL is encoded by the exons ATGCTGACTAGAAAGATTAAACTCTGGGATATTAATGCCCATATAACCTGTCGTCTTTGCAATGGATACCTTATTGATGCTACCACTGTAACAGAATGCTTGCATACCT TCTGTAGAAGTTGCCTGGTGAAGTATTTGGAGGAAAATAATACCTGTCCAACATGTAGAATTGTTATACACCAGAGCCATCCACTACAGTATATCGG TCATGATAGAACAATGCAAGATATTGTTTACAAGCTTGTGCCAGGCCTTCAAGAAG GTATGGAAGTACCAGGGGACATCAAAGGGGAAACATGCTCTGCAAAGCAGCATTTAGATTCGCATCGGAAtg GTGAAACTAAAGCTGATGAGAGTTCAAACAAAGAAACATCAGAGGAAAAACAGGAAGAAGATAATGACTATCACAGAAGTGATGAACAG GTAAGCATCTGCTTGGAATGCAATAGCAGCAAATTGCGTGGATTGAAACGAAAATGGATCCGCTGTTCAGCACAAGCAACAGTCTTACATCTAAAGAAGTTCATTGCCAAAAAACTTAACCTTTCTTCTTTTAACGAG CTGGATATATTATGCAATGAAGAAATTCTTGGCAAGGACCATACGCTCAAATTTGTAGTTGTCACTAGATGGAGATTTAAG AAAGCACCTCTCCTGCTACATTACAGACCCAAAATGGACTTGCTGTAA